In Ananas comosus cultivar F153 linkage group 14, ASM154086v1, whole genome shotgun sequence, the genomic stretch GAGCTTCTTTTGAATCCAAAAAATAGTGTGCATATATGCGTGTTTCGAACGCATTATTGAGGTGAGATATAATTCGCATCAAAACAATTCGATGTCTAATTCAAGTTTATACGACTGACTGATAGAAATACTGTAACACTCCACCTATGTTATatatttcataaatatatatcgcaaagtatataaatatagttagTAACAACTTGCGAcaacttccttttctttttccgtcCCCCGAAGTCCTAGTTGTCTCACTCCTATAGCCCGGTTCATACTCCTTATAAATGAAatagatagcatactatctttttctctctaaaaaaaaaaaaaacaacttgcGACAATTTTGTGGATAAAGTATGTAGACCAGTGTAGGTTTCTTAAGAATTATGATTTGGTCTCTTACCTTCCATTCAAACAAATAACCTTTCATTTGTTTTCCTGTGACAAaacttttaacaaaaaatttcttaatattttctaaaatctcTTATGTCTTGCAGGAACAATATAAAAGAACATGAATAATGTCGCAAGAAATTAAGTTTGTTGAGAAACAAAGTtatctaaaataaaagaataaggcgaaaaattaataataataataataatttatcaaaattgaagGAACCAATGTAGATTTTACCCTGACCAAACAgtgcaaataaaaaagaaaacaaaaatttacaaGATGTATCTCAATCCTATTGTCCATTTTAGTTCTAAATTGGAATCTTTTAAAGCACAATTGTACTAGACGCATTTACTTCTATTATTGGGTACATAGTCGTAGTATAGTACTAATTAAATTGACTTCTCAAAACACTGTCGACTTATTTATCAGCTGTAAATACAAAACTACGTCTCACTTAATTAGACACGTCtgataaatctttttttttttttttttttttttctcgccaacTGATTCGACGGTTCTCATACCATTTTATGTTCTCAGATTCTTTATTTTCTCCTACGGCTGTGACTGCTATTATCTAATGTGAAGAATAAATTCGCtgtcagaatttttttttttttttctaaataatcttataaaattttataattagttaaacgatcatccaaaaaaattatttggccaaataattcTATTTTTGTCAACTCAGCACCAGATTGAATATTTTTGTCAAAAGTAGTGAATTATTTACCGCTTTTAAGAAGACGACGAACGATTTACTGCTTCTAGATTTTCTATTAAAGCGGTGAATATCGTTCACCGCTTTTTTGAAGGTGGTGAAGGATTCAACATTTTTGAGGGGTTTCTAGACGGCATAACAAATTTTCagtaaatatttcaaattttatttatcagtAGATACCTCAGAGAGTATTGGATAAGGACATTTTATGGAGGACGACGCTTTGGATTGATGATCATGAATGAAAGTTTAAATAAAGTATTTAAAGGAGTTTGTGCTTTATCTATGACGACTTAGACTGCTCGGGGCACATTGTCTAAATGATTTGGACTTGTAAAATTTGAGATATCTATCGGAGATTTGTCGTACAAAGTGATTGTGAATGAAATTTGAGATATCTATTGAAGATTTACCATATTATCttttattaattagatataaaattttttaaaagcagTAAATCGTACACcactttataaataatttaccattttaatagaaaatttagaaGGCAGTAAGTAAATCATTCGTCGTCTTCTTGAAGGCGGTAAACGATTTACCGATTTTGTCAGAATTATTCATTGCAGTGCTGAGttaacaaaagaaaagttaTTTGATCAAGtaatttttcaaagaaaatttttaactaattataaaattttacaaaattatttgaaaaaaatagtcCTTCCCCATCTCCAATCagacttttccttttttttttttttttttttctcacccaGCTGACAGCAAAGTCATTTTGTACTGGAGCTCCCATTTCCTGATCTGCCACCTTGTTTGCCTTTGGAAAAATCGTACAGAATCAACCAAACCTGAATTGGCCAAGAATTGGACTCCAACATCATCTCCATTTCTTATCCATCCTAGCTCTTCTTATTCCTCAACAGTGCACACAaacacaaagagagagagagagagagagagagagagagagagagagagagaaaatgtgtTCTTCAACTTCATCTCTTCTctccattctctctcttctccttctcctgtGCACAAACTCATCTCACTCCATACCAATATTCCCCTCCCCTTACATTAATTCTCTATCTCAGAGAGCCCAAAGAGCTGCAGCAAAAGGAAAAGCAGtactcagcagcagcagcagcagcagcaaagaCCTGCCATTCACCACCCACTACTTCCCACAGCAGCTAGACCACTTCACCTTCCAGCCAAGAGCAGAAAACACCTTCTACCAAAAGTACCTCATCAACTCTACTTTCTGGGATCAGGGTCCCCTCCACACTGCACCCATATTTGTGTACACAGGAAACGAAGGCGATATCGAATGGTTCGCGGAGAACACCGGCTTCATGCTCGATATCGCGCCTATGTTCGGAGCACTTCTCGTGTTCATTGAGGTACGTATACGTAGTATCTACGGCTTTACttctttgaaaagtttaaattgATAGAGAACGGTaaacaaaattttaacatttagaATGAAGAGCAGATACGACGCTAGTGGGAGTTTTTATCTTCAAATTCTATATTAGGAGAAGTTTTTGATTGTTACTTTCATCAATACCTgaattatgaaaattgagatTCCGACGACATCTGATCAAATATAGACAGTAAATAGTAACCGAATTTAATAAATCTTtccataaataataaaatgctgAGATATTTATCGCATCTGGTCAAATACTGACTCTTTTAATAACTCTGTTAGTAACACCACTTCTGATATTTGAATCAAACTAAACAAATCCTGCATGTTATTACTAAGATCTTTTCAGAGGAAAATGGTGTGTGGTTATTACAAATTCATCACTTAATTTATGTCCCTTTTGATAATTTTGTAGCATAGGTTTTATGGGGAATCGAAGCCATTCGGAAATGAATCGTATAAATCGGCCGAGACATTGGGTTATCTCACTTCAACACAAGCACTGGCAGATTATGCGGTGCTCATCAGAAGTTTAAAGCAAAACTTCTCTGCAGAAGCTTCTCCTGTTGTAGTTTTTGGTGGTTCCTATGGAGGAAgtaagcaattttttttaaaaaaaagaatctatttttactctttttttctttttaattactaattaagcATAGTATTTTCTTAATCCTTATCTAATTTTTGACTGATGTGCGATGTCGTGACTAATGGATGTGTGACCAAATGAGCGAAAATGAGAGTTTTAGAGTGGATTTTCCACAACTTGTATTTTAGTATGTTGTTGATATGTTGGCACCCATATATAAAGTGTTTAAGGCTTAGAAATTAGGATCTAATGAtgatgtttaaaatttaataatattatttcgaGATTAAAAATGATATTATTAACCGTACTCATCAATAATATTGTGGGGTATCTGTAGCAGTACTGTAAAAGGAGTGCCATAGTCAACCTAGACTAAAATTGTTCCATAAACAGTCCCAAATATGTAGGGTAATGTTAGCTGTACATTGGTCCTATCCTCATACTACTTTGTTTGTTCTTCTAAATAAATAAGTTGTCAAAATTTGATTGATTCTTGCCAAtgttttaatagttaattaattggtcttagaattaataaataattcacTCAAATATTTTGCTGTGAAATTAATTGCTCCAAAAATTGATTTCTTTAAGATCTTAAGATaccaacacaaaaaaaaaaagttaacattgtaatacattatatatttcaCACTAGAAGAAATATTATCATTTCTTTTAACTAGTAGATTCCACCCCCCATTAGTCAAAAGGACTACTCCAACTTTGTCTGTTGTGCATGTGAGAACTGTGAAACATGGGAAGGATCTGTGCCCTATGCATCATTAATCAATCAGAATACCATTTTTTAATTCATTAGTGATCAGCTTGTTGAGCTGTCACACAAAACTGCTGCAGTCATAAGctgtttttgattttttctgtTGAATTTTGGCTTGGGTTTCAGTGTTGGCTGCATGGTTCAGAATAAAGTATCCCCACATGACAATTGGGGCCTTGGCATCATCAGCCCCAATCCTGGAGTTTGATTACATTACTCCTTGGAGCAGCTTCTATGATGCTGTGTCCCAAGACTACAAGGTTTGTTCATTGTATACTTCCTAAGATCcctagagctttttttttttttgttatattctGTATCTGCATTAATTTACAATTCAAGAAGTTGGTGGCTCCAGCATTATCTTTAAAATGCACATGCACAACGATAGCAACCACTGGACTAACCTAGCGCTAGGAGTATTAGTATGACAAATCGACTTTTTAAAGATATACTAGAAAATTTATATGTGGCAATATACATTGGAAACTGAGGGCTCATTTGGCCTAAATTTTGCTTCTACTTTCAGCAACAGTTGACTCTATCAAGTTGTGTAGAAAGAGAAAAGTCAGAGCTTAGGTTATCGCAACGGAAAACACAACGAGATTTAACGCTCGAAAGTGATCTATTGCATAGAGAATCTATTACAAGGATACCAATATGATGCTTTTTACTGATAGTACTAGTTgtacaaaattttattgaacAGTACCATACCCTACAACAGAGCAAACAGGGCCATAGACAAAAAGAACATGAATGaatttcagattttgcaggggtGTATATGTATACTAATGCTTCATCACACAATCTATATGACAATAAATTCATATCCGTACCATCTTAGCTATGCTTTTGCCATCTTTGTAGGATGAGAGCTTGAATTGTTTCCAAGTCATCAAGGAAAGTTGGGATGAGCTGATTGCAAAGGGAAGTACGAAAGAAGGGCTTTCAGAACTCAGCAAGACCTTCAGAGCTTGCAAGTAAGTTTTCTCACATTACCCaactctttttaaaatttgaaaacaggGCATATACTTGCAGGCTTACTAGTAGAGAAAAACCTTATACACCTACTAACCATGCATAGAACTCTGTACATAGTAACACATCTCATATAGTTAGGATGTTAGTAATTTGCATCCCTAAAAGATCGATCAATCGAGATCTTATAGAAAACGATACAGAAATAGTAATACTCATCTTAACAGTTTCGATGTCTCTACAGGAGTATTCAATTCGTAAATTCCATACAGAATTGGCTATGGACGGCGTTCGTATATACGGCCATGGTAGATTATCCAACACCAGCAAACTTCCTCATGCCTCTACCAGCCTACCCAGTAAAAGAGGTAAAATCTCTAAATATATGCTCTTTAATTTAGTAAACTTAACATCATGCGTATGGAATTTGAACAACAAGCACAAAAGTTAAGCATCCTCCTGCATGGTAGGAAAGTTTGGCGTGAGACACATATTTGCCCTAATTTTCAACTGAAAAGTCAAGGAGTTGATGCCAAATATTCAGAATTCCTTCTCATTTGTAGCCCTGGTATTATGTAGCTAGTACTTGTGAGTAATGAATGTTTCTTTTGGCTTATTTAGATGTGCAAAATTATAGATGGATTTCCGCAAGGCACCGACAAAATCAGCAAGGTTTTTGCAGGAGCAAGCTTGTATTACAACTACTCTGGTGATGAGCAATGTTTTGATATCGAAAATCAGTCGGATCCTCATGGCTTAAATGGTTGGGATTGGCAggtacaaaaaggaaaaaaaaaaagttgaaccAATTCTATGAACTTAGAGTATATATAGTGGGAATTGAAGCATTACAGTCTCTGACAACACCAacatcagaaaaaaaataatgaagtgTTCAGTAGTAATCTAATTGTATCCTACTTAATACATGGTTTATGTGTTTTTTTGTATTGTTTCAATGATCATATCAGAATAAAATAGAGATGCCAAATGAATCAACTAAGTCTAGAATTGTTTCTGCTTTTttaaaaagcaacaaaaatatTGTGTAATCCAAGGAAGACCTTGATACTTACTTACCATGCATGGTACTGACTACTTGtttaagattcaaaaaataCATAGTTATACATCTTaaaatagttatattttttatagttcaCCAAGAAAGTTGATCCAAATATCACAGATTTAGCTAGCTCAGGTTccataatagaaaaaataaatgccTTTATTAACTAGAATTATCTGAACAAATACAAATACTACTGTACTCATACTTCTTCTATCAAAGAGTAAAGCaagcaaaaatttaaaaaaaattgaaaaaagtttGTTAGTCTATAGGCATGCACAGAGATGATCATGCCCATGACGGTCTCGAATGAGAGCATGTTCCCCCCATCGACATACAGTTACAAGGATGCCGAAGACCAATGTGTGGCCAAATACGGAGTTCGACCACGGCCTCACTGGATTACAACAGAATACGGTGGCAATGTAAGTTGCATTTCTTTCATGCATTTGATTGTAACCCATGGAAGAATTTTAGCAGAACCATAGTCGTTCTAAATTGATGTTTCGACAATCGAtagaaaattaagtttaaaCTATCTGAATTGAAGATCGACACTGATCATCAGCAGTGTCCCATCTCTACAATCAACTGTTTACTCATAGTATACTTGTTTATTTTTGTCATGAAGCAGAGAATTCACCAAGTTCTCAAGAGATTCGGAAGCAACATTATATTCTCTAATGGAATGAGAGACCCTTGGAGCAGAGGGGGGTGAGATTTACCTGACTTTTATCACAAAGACatataatatgatctaaagtcATGCTAATTACTCTACAAAAAGAGAAGGCCATATTCAGTAACTCTGATTCTTGTTTTCCCTCTTATTGAATTGTAGGGTACTCAAGAACATATCAAGTAGCATCACTGCCCTTGTCACAGAAAAAGGTCAGCAGGCATTAAATCAAGTTGATATTTCCATACAGCAATGAGcaattttttatcaatattgCAAATGTTTATTTGGAGTTAGATGCAAAAGTTAACTTACAACTGAACCAACATAAAGATTCTTCGCGATTCTTGTGATTTATGGTCTAATTACTAACTTTTGTAAACTATTTTTTACTTCATCAGGGGCTCATCATTTAGACTTCAGATTTGCCACAAAAGAAGATCCAGAATGGGTTAAAGAACAAAGGAGACAAGAAGTTGAGATCATCCAAAGTTGGATAGATCAGTATCGCAGAGACTACGAAAGTTCATCATGATGGGAGAAAAGCCATCAAGGATTGAAATACAAATATTTGAATAAAGTTGAAtgaatgagaaataaaatttgagcttTTTGTACTGAAAATAGATTACTTTTTAGGCATTCCAAAGAAAAAATTGTTTCTGTTTTAGCCTTTTCAACTGGATGCAGAATCTGTACAAATTGGAAGGAAAGTTCATGAtactctgtaattttttttataaattgattGGTTCCAAAACCGCCGTAGTCGAAGGTTTTATTGTTTTATCTCGGTTTGATCCTACTTTAAGTTCACAACAAGATTAgtatgataaatatatttttactcatTTCTTATGAATTGCGAGTTGGGTTTTGTTGGAAAAGGAATAACCTCTTCTGTGATGAATTggataaattcaaaattatcaatcCAACGGAGGGATCCAAAAGATACGGAAGAAACTTCTCATTTCATGGAGGCATGAAAGACAGTATAAAAtcacaaataaagaaaatttggCCACCATACTCAAAATCAAGACCTTTGCCAAAGAATTAGAGCACCAACATGAATTGAATCAACTGAAAATGATGAAGTATACAAGTAGAAATGGAAAAGTGAGTGCATATCCAATGTATGTTCATAGATAAAAGGATGAACCATGAATACTCTACGGCCTTTCCACACATGTTAACCCAGAGTGGTATGTTTAAGAAACATAAAGGAACTCGTTTAGCTTTTGAAGACAGAACAAGATTATCTGATTGAATGACAATTTATTAAAAGATTGTAAAGTTGAGTTATCGAAGAAATTGCTTTGCCTACCCATGAAGACACCACTGAGTCTCGCTATCAGAACATAAGCGGTGTgtgtaaaacaaaaaaactacCCAACACAAAGGCATGTTCTGATTTAGTAGTTATTACAGTAGTAAATTGCAGTATCCTGCTTTAGTCGAGAGGGTAAAAGTCAAACATTGAAAGATCATACCATTTTgcaataatgataaaaaaaaaaaaaaaaaaactgggaaAGAGAACAATCTCATAGTATCATCTTAAAAATTTCAGCATAAACCGAAAAAAAGGCAATCAGGAACTTACATTTCCAAATGATAAGTAGATAGGAAAAATTACAATCAAGAGAATTAATAACTCCAATTATCCTTTCCCAGGTTTGCTGGAACATCAAGTTGCCTTTCGATTCACTTTGAGGTAAGGAAGCGCACCGATCACATTATCATAATCACTTCTATTAACAGGGTgctgcaaaaaaaagaaaaagagagggaaagaaaaagaaattatataagAAAGTTATTGACCGTAAAAGAAGTCAAATATGTCTCCCAAAAATTCACCACTACAAACCATTTCCTATATAACTAAATAACCAAGACGTTCAAAGTATAGAATAGCTGATGCTCATTTTGTAATAGAAGATTCGTTCTGAAATAAGTTGATTGGTGCATAATCCTTTCCATCGATTTGTAATGGGTGATGCTCAAACTTATCTTTACATGGCCATTTCTAAGTAATTGTTTAACTGTTTATTAATAAACTAATTTCTGTTTTCGATTCCTACACTCGAAGAACACATTAGCTACAA encodes the following:
- the LOC109720529 gene encoding lysosomal Pro-X carboxypeptidase, producing MCSSTSSLLSILSLLLLLCTNSSHSIPIFPSPYINSLSQRAQRAAAKGKAVLSSSSSSSKDLPFTTHYFPQQLDHFTFQPRAENTFYQKYLINSTFWDQGPLHTAPIFVYTGNEGDIEWFAENTGFMLDIAPMFGALLVFIEHRFYGESKPFGNESYKSAETLGYLTSTQALADYAVLIRSLKQNFSAEASPVVVFGGSYGGMLAAWFRIKYPHMTIGALASSAPILEFDYITPWSSFYDAVSQDYKDESLNCFQVIKESWDELIAKGSTKEGLSELSKTFRACKSIQFVNSIQNWLWTAFVYTAMVDYPTPANFLMPLPAYPVKEMCKIIDGFPQGTDKISKVFAGASLYYNYSGDEQCFDIENQSDPHGLNGWDWQACTEMIMPMTVSNESMFPPSTYSYKDAEDQCVAKYGVRPRPHWITTEYGGNRIHQVLKRFGSNIIFSNGMRDPWSRGGVLKNISSSITALVTEKGAHHLDFRFATKEDPEWVKEQRRQEVEIIQSWIDQYRRDYESSS